One stretch of Zingiber officinale cultivar Zhangliang chromosome 6B, Zo_v1.1, whole genome shotgun sequence DNA includes these proteins:
- the LOC121990040 gene encoding probable aspartyl protease At4g16563, whose protein sequence is MYTGQHRDGLLLRPVPPILLRLRRWEPRHPPTLWSPHPPQLRRSLLRDTPLAELHLCVCALRTSGPVVVAGFGRDPLSLPAQLAALSPSLIARFSYCLVSHSFKKDHLLQPSPLILGRTEPKPSAPDKYPPFIHTPLLHNPKHPYFYFVGLESLSVRSNQIWMPPELRDVDRKVNSGMVVDSGTTFTMLPAETYTSLAYEFDQQMSRAGF, encoded by the coding sequence ATGTACACTGGACAACATCGAGACGGACTCCTGCTCCGCCCCGTGCCCCCGATTCTACTACGCCTACGGCGATGGGAGCCTCGTCACCCGCCTACGCTGTGGTCCCCTCACCCTCCACAACTCCGCCGTTCCCTCCTCCGCGACACTCCGCTTGCAGAACTTCACCTTTGCGTGTGCGCACTCCGCACTAGCGGACCCGTCGTCGTAGCGGGTTTCGGTCGCGACCCGCTTTCTCTGCCTGCCCAGCTAGCGGCTCTTTCGCCCTCCCTCATCGCCCGCTTCTCTTACTGTCTCGTCTCACACTCCTTCAAGAAAGACCACCTTCTCCAGCCTAGCCCGCTCATCCTTGGCCGAACTGAGCCGAAGCCATCCGCACCGGACAAATATCCGCCCTTCATCCACACCCCGCTCCTCCACAACCCCAAACACCCCTACTTCTACTTTGTCGGCCTCGAGTCCCTGTCGGTCAGGTCAAACCAGATTTGGATGCCTCCCGAATTGAGGGACGTCGATCGGAAAGTAAACAGCGGGATGGTGGTCGATTCGGGCACCACCTTCACAATGCTTCCGGCAGAGACCTACACGAGTTTGGCGTACGAATTCGACCAGCAGATGAGCCGGGCGGGATTCTAA